A single genomic interval of Oreochromis aureus strain Israel breed Guangdong linkage group 12, ZZ_aureus, whole genome shotgun sequence harbors:
- the LOC120443025 gene encoding uncharacterized protein K02A2.6-like — translation MKSLARSYVWWPGIDCEIENMAKSCTGCQQTLRQPQTAPVHAWEWPSALWQRIHIDYAGPFMDQMFLVVVDAHSKCPEIFPVKQATAASTINSLRSLFARTGLPQQLVSDNGRQFTGEEFQCFLRSNGIRHITSAPHHPATNGQAERFIQSFKQSMKASRTEGKPLQQKIDNFLLAYRNTTHATPGHTPAMLFMGRNLRSHLDLLKPDIRKDVQDKQSSMVEATRNKTRFFNVGQKVLARDYRDPSQKWQSGTILSRTGPLTYTINVGANLVWRRHVDQILDAESHMVPQQPESTSTPQDSEEFAFASQPEVQDLCETTNAQTPELPTQRIMDSDQTGRHYPERNRIAPQRLNL, via the coding sequence ATGAAAAGTCTTGCTAGAAGCTATGTTTGGTGGCCAGGCATTGACTGTGAAATAGAGAATATGGCTAAATCCTGCACTGGCTGCCAGCAGACGCTGCGCCAGCCTCAAACAGCACCTGTACACGCGTGGGAGTGGCCATCCGCTCTATGGCAACGCATTCATATAGACTATGCTGGCCCATTTATGGACCAAATGTTCCTGGTTGTGGTTGATGCTCACTCAAAATGTCCAGAAATCTTCCCCGTAAAGCAAGCAACGGCTGCCAGCACGATCAATAGTCTTCGGTCACTGTTTGCACGCACAGGTCTGCCACAACAGCTCGTAAGTGACAATGGTCGTCAGTTTACTGGAGAGGAGTTCCAGTGTTTCCTTAGGAGTAACGGCATACGACATATCACTTCAGCTCCCCATCATCCTGCAACAAATGGACAAGCCGAACGGTTCATCCAGTCCTTCAAGCAGTCAATGAAAGCCAGTCGCACAGAGGGGAAGCCGCTACAACAGAAAATCGACAATTTCTTACTGGCTTATAGGAACACCACTCATGCAACACCTGGACACACACCTGCCATGCTCTTCATGGGACGGAATCTGAGATCACATCTAGATTTGCTGAAACCAGATATTCGCAAGGATGTCCAAGATAAACAGTCTTCCATGGTGGAAGCAACAAGAAACAAAACCAGATTCTTCAATGTTGGACAAAAAGTTCTCGCCAGAGACTACAGAGACCCAAGTCAGAAATGGCAGTCTGGCACGATTCTGTCACGGACCGGACCGCTGACATACACCATAAATGTTGGAGCCAACTTAGTCTGGCGTAGACATGTTGATCAGATTCTAGATGCGGAAAGTCACATGGTTCCACAGCAACCTGAGAGCACATCTACACCTCAAGATTCAGAAGAGTTTGCCTTCGCTTCACAACCTGAGGTTCAGGATTTATGTGAAACTACCAATGCTCAAACACCTGAACTTCCCACACAGAGGATTATGGACTCTGACCAAACAGGCAGACATTACCCTGAGAGAAATCGCATAGCACCTCAGAGACTGAACTTATAA
- the LOC120432716 gene encoding arrestin domain-containing protein 3-like, with translation MSPIKDLNVIYIATSEDNTFSPGDIIVGAVIFRLTKDVKVKSVSLKAKGDAVAQWSEGNTSYFSKRRYFKVKSYVVEKNPNGTVLPQGVNRLFFAFKLPDCDMPSSFQGTNGSISYMLEAKISRSWHWSSDAQKEIKFMSKSIPYTAQMMHPRSGSVSKNMGGRSKGQVQMSATINRGVCSPGETLSVVAKICNSSSKEMRPKFKLQQKIVYSCKTHTDSTSKTLCKMVGDTISPNSEQTVPCKIKIPGGIDPTLRNCDIISVEYYVKVYLDISFAFDPEVTFPLVILPSRLAPIWPDEALGQSVREGGAAKATSYNNVSSPAFPTGFDPVATGSVACQYPTTDPPQHDDIKSGNYNQLPQGATSLGFSAPAFTVDSVQQPAILQGEPSPLFTSIYQH, from the exons ATGTCTCCGATAAAGGACTTAAATGTGATTTACATAGCGACCAGCGAAGATAATACTTTCTCTCCGGGAGATATTATTGTAGGCGCAGTGATTTTCAGACTGACAAAAGATGTCAAAGTCAAGAGCGTTTCTCTGAAAGCCAAAGGAGACGCTGTGGCACAGTGGTCAGAGGGCAACACAAGCTACTTTTCGAAGAGGAGATATTTCAAAGTGAAGAGCTATGTAGTTGAAAAAAATCCTAACG GCACTGTACTTCCCCAAGGGGTCAACAGATTATTCTTCGCATTTAAACTTCCAGACTG TGACATGCCTTCATCCTTCCAGGGGACAAATGGAAGCATTTCCTACATGTTGGAAGCAAAGATATCTAGGAGCTGGCATTGGTCCTCTGATGCACAAAAAGAGATCAAGTTTATGTCCAAGTCTATTCCATACACTGCCCAAATGATG CATCCGCGATCTGGTTCAGTGAGTAAAAACATGGGTGGTCGCTCCAAGGGACAGGTCCAGATGTCTGCTACTATTAACAGAGGGGTTTGTTCTCCAG GAGAAACTTTATCTGTTGTTGCCAAAATATGCAACTCCTCTTCCAAGGAAATGAGACCCAAATTCAAACTTCAACAGAAAATAGTGTACAGCTGCAAGACACATACTGATTCCACCTCCAAGACTCTGTGCAAAATGGTTGGGGACACTATCAGTCCAAACTCAGAGCAAACTGTGCCCTGCAAAATTAAGATTCCTGGTGGCATTGACCCCACTCTCCGTAACTGTGATATTATCTCAGTTGAATATTATGTCAAG GTGTATCTGGACATTAGTTTTGCCTTTGACCCAGAAGTGACATTTCCACTGGTCATCCTTCCCTCCAGACTTGCTCCCATATGGCCTGATGAGGCTTTAGGACAATCTgtgagggagggtggggcagcCAAGGCCACAAGTTACAACAACGTGTCTTCCCCTGCCTTCCCCACTGGATTTGATCCTGTAGCTACAGGCTCAGTTGCTTGCCAGTACCCCACCACTGATCCCCCTCAGCATGATGACATAAAAAGTGGCAATTATAaccagttgcctcaaggtgccaCTTCACTGGGTTTCTCAGCTCCAGCTTTCACAGTGGATTCAGTGCAGCAACCAGCTATTCTGCAGGGAGAACCATCTCCATTATTTACTTCCATTTATCAGCATTAG